In a single window of the Bacillus mycoides genome:
- the rpsR gene encoding 30S ribosomal protein S18, whose translation MAGRKGGRAKRRKVCFFTSNGITRIDYKDVDLLKRFVSERGKILPRRVTGTSAKYQRKLTVAIKRARQMALLPYVGE comes from the coding sequence ATGGCAGGACGCAAAGGTGGACGTGCGAAGCGTCGTAAGGTGTGTTTCTTCACATCTAACGGCATCACTCGCATTGACTATAAAGATGTTGATTTATTAAAACGTTTCGTTTCTGAGCGCGGTAAAATTTTACCTCGTCGTGTAACAGGAACAAGCGCGAAATACCAACGCAAACTTACAGTTGCAATTAAACGTGCTCGTCAAATGGCACTTTTACCATATGTTGGTGAATAA
- the ssb gene encoding single-stranded DNA-binding protein — translation MMNRVILVGRLTKDPDLRYTPNGVAVATFTLAVNRAFANQQGEREADFINCVIWRKQAENVANYLKKGSLAGVDGRLQTRNYDGQDGKRVYVTEVLAESVQFLEPRNGGGEQRGSFNQQPSGAGFGNQSSNPFGQSSNSGNQGNQGNSGFTKNDDPFSNVGQPIDISDDDLPF, via the coding sequence TTGATGAATCGTGTTATCCTCGTTGGTCGTTTAACTAAGGACCCTGACTTACGTTACACGCCCAATGGTGTTGCAGTAGCTACTTTTACGTTAGCTGTGAATCGCGCATTTGCGAATCAACAAGGTGAGCGTGAAGCTGACTTTATTAATTGTGTAATATGGCGTAAACAAGCAGAAAACGTGGCAAATTATTTGAAAAAAGGTAGCTTAGCAGGCGTAGACGGACGTCTTCAAACTCGTAATTACGATGGACAAGATGGTAAACGTGTATATGTAACAGAAGTTCTTGCGGAGAGCGTACAATTTTTAGAGCCGCGTAATGGCGGTGGGGAGCAACGTGGTTCATTCAATCAGCAACCATCAGGAGCTGGTTTCGGTAACCAAAGCTCTAACCCATTTGGTCAATCTAGTAATTCAGGTAACCAAGGTAATCAAGGTAACTCTGGATTTACGAAGAATGACGATCCATTTTCGAATGTTGGTCAACCGATTGACATTTCGGACGACGATTTACCATTTTAA
- the rpsF gene encoding 30S ribosomal protein S6, translated as MRKYEIMYIIRPGVEEEAQKALVERFAGVLTNNGAEIINTKEWGKRRLAYEINDLREGFYMILNVNSNSEAINEFDRLAKINEDILRHIVVKEEEK; from the coding sequence ATGAGAAAGTACGAAATTATGTACATCATTCGTCCTGGCGTTGAAGAAGAAGCTCAAAAAGCTTTAGTTGAACGTTTCGCAGGTGTTTTAACAAACAATGGTGCAGAAATCATTAACACAAAAGAGTGGGGTAAGCGTCGTTTAGCTTACGAAATCAACGACTTACGTGAAGGTTTCTACATGATCTTAAACGTGAACTCTAACTCAGAGGCGATTAACGAATTCGACCGTTTAGCTAAGATCAACGAAGATATCCTTCGTCATATCGTTGTTAAAGAAGAAGAAAAATAA
- the mnmG gene encoding tRNA uridine-5-carboxymethylaminomethyl(34) synthesis enzyme MnmG: MGYNAGSYDVIVIGAGHAGCEAGLAAARMGSKTLMLTINLDMVAFMPCNPSVGGPAKGIVVREIDALGGEMGRNIDKTHIQMRMLNTGKGPAVRALRAQADKFSYQHELKKTIEETPNLTLFQGLVERLIIEDGVCKGVITQAGAEYTAKTVVITTGTFLRGEIIMGDLKYSSGPNNQQPSITLSEHLEELGFDLVRFKTGTPPRVNSNTIDYSKTEIQPGDDKPRAFSFETTKFIMDQIPCWLTYTSTETHRLIDENLHRSAMYSGMIKGTGPRYCPSIEDKVVRFNDKPRHQIFLEPEGRNTQEVYVQGLSTSLPEDVQRAMLRTIPGLENVEMMRTGYAIEYDAIVPTQLWPTLETKKIKNLYTAGQINGTSGYEEAAGQGLMAGINAACRSLGKKEVILGRADAYIGVLIDDLVTKGTNEPYRLLTSRAEYRLLLRHDNADLRLTEVGREIGLIKEDRYERFTNKKLQIEQEKERLESIFIKPRPEVQELIRSIGGSELKDGIRASDLLRRPEVTYEHIHLLVPSEVPLSDEITEQVEIQTKYEGYIEKSLQQVERMKKMENKKIPVDIDYDAISSLASEARQKLKDVRPLSMGQASRISGVNPADVSILLIYIEQGKIARVSNQ; the protein is encoded by the coding sequence ATGGGATACAATGCCGGTTCATATGATGTCATAGTAATCGGTGCAGGTCATGCAGGATGTGAAGCTGGTCTTGCGGCAGCACGAATGGGCTCAAAAACATTAATGTTAACAATTAACTTAGATATGGTAGCGTTCATGCCATGTAACCCTTCTGTTGGTGGACCAGCAAAAGGGATTGTTGTTCGTGAAATTGATGCATTAGGCGGAGAAATGGGACGCAATATTGATAAAACACATATTCAAATGCGTATGTTAAATACGGGTAAAGGACCAGCTGTACGCGCGCTTCGTGCACAAGCTGATAAATTCTCTTACCAGCATGAATTAAAGAAAACAATTGAAGAAACACCAAACTTAACGTTGTTTCAAGGTCTGGTAGAGCGTTTAATTATTGAAGATGGTGTATGTAAAGGGGTAATTACGCAAGCTGGTGCTGAATACACAGCGAAAACAGTTGTAATTACAACGGGAACATTTTTACGTGGTGAGATTATTATGGGAGATTTAAAATATTCAAGTGGTCCAAATAATCAGCAACCATCTATTACATTATCTGAACACTTAGAGGAACTTGGTTTTGATCTTGTTAGATTTAAAACAGGTACACCTCCGCGTGTAAACAGTAATACGATTGATTATAGTAAAACAGAAATTCAACCAGGTGATGATAAGCCACGTGCTTTCTCTTTTGAAACGACAAAATTTATTATGGATCAAATTCCATGTTGGTTAACGTATACAAGTACAGAAACACATCGTTTAATAGATGAAAACTTACATCGCTCAGCTATGTATTCTGGTATGATTAAAGGAACAGGGCCTAGATATTGCCCTTCAATTGAAGACAAGGTAGTAAGATTTAATGATAAACCACGTCATCAAATTTTCTTAGAGCCAGAAGGACGTAATACACAAGAAGTATATGTACAAGGCTTATCGACGAGCTTACCAGAAGATGTACAGCGTGCAATGCTTAGAACAATTCCTGGCCTAGAAAATGTTGAAATGATGCGTACGGGTTATGCAATTGAATATGATGCGATCGTACCAACTCAACTATGGCCAACACTTGAAACGAAAAAAATTAAAAATTTATATACAGCAGGACAAATTAACGGAACTTCTGGTTACGAAGAAGCAGCAGGACAAGGGCTTATGGCTGGGATTAATGCAGCGTGTCGTTCTTTAGGTAAAAAAGAAGTTATTTTAGGTCGTGCTGATGCTTATATTGGTGTCTTAATTGATGACCTTGTAACGAAAGGTACAAATGAACCATATCGTTTATTAACGTCTCGTGCAGAATATCGCCTATTATTACGCCATGATAATGCTGACCTTCGTTTAACTGAAGTTGGTCGTGAAATTGGCTTAATTAAAGAAGATCGCTATGAGCGATTTACAAATAAAAAGTTACAAATTGAACAGGAGAAGGAACGGTTAGAGAGTATTTTTATTAAACCGCGTCCTGAAGTTCAAGAATTAATTCGTAGTATTGGCGGAAGTGAATTGAAAGATGGAATACGTGCAAGTGACTTATTACGTCGTCCAGAGGTGACATATGAGCATATTCATCTTTTAGTACCAAGTGAAGTACCATTAAGTGATGAAATTACGGAACAAGTTGAAATTCAGACCAAGTACGAAGGATACATTGAAAAATCTTTACAGCAAGTAGAACGTATGAAGAAAATGGAAAACAAAAAAATTCCTGTGGATATTGATTATGATGCGATTTCTAGCCTTGCCTCAGAAGCGAGACAGAAATTGAAAGATGTTCGTCCGCTTTCAATGGGGCAAGCTTCACGTATTTCTGGCGTAAATCCAGCTGATGTTTCCATTTTGCTTATTTACATTGAACAAGGAAAAATTGCACGAGTATCGAACCAATAA
- the yyaC gene encoding spore protease YyaC codes for MNIGSFRLPFFEKETQNVMHQDLEASETISNFLLSHIPIKTNIPLILVCIGTDRSTGDALGPLVGTKLEQVEIKNFQVFGTLDEPIHALNLEEKIQNIQKENPTSFIIAVDACLGKSQSIGSITTGKGPSKPGAAMNKKLPAVGDLHIHGIVNLNGFMEFFVLQNTRLSLVMKMADVIAQSIKETDQKLSALKKANHL; via the coding sequence ATGAATATTGGAAGTTTTCGCTTACCTTTTTTCGAAAAAGAAACTCAAAATGTTATGCACCAAGACTTAGAAGCCTCCGAGACAATCAGTAACTTTTTACTTTCCCATATTCCCATTAAAACTAACATACCACTCATTCTCGTTTGCATCGGAACAGATCGTTCCACCGGTGATGCACTCGGCCCATTAGTTGGCACTAAACTAGAACAAGTAGAAATTAAAAACTTCCAAGTATTCGGCACACTAGATGAACCAATACATGCGTTAAATTTAGAAGAGAAAATTCAGAATATACAGAAAGAAAATCCTACTTCTTTTATAATTGCTGTTGATGCATGCTTAGGAAAATCTCAAAGTATCGGTTCAATCACTACTGGAAAGGGACCTAGTAAACCTGGAGCTGCGATGAATAAGAAATTACCTGCAGTTGGTGATTTGCATATACACGGCATCGTCAATCTAAATGGTTTTATGGAGTTTTTTGTTCTTCAAAATACAAGATTAAGTTTAGTCATGAAAATGGCTGATGTAATTGCACAAAGTATAAAAGAAACGGATCAAAAATTATCTGCGTTAAAAAAAGCAAACCATCTATAA
- the rsmG gene encoding 16S rRNA (guanine(527)-N(7))-methyltransferase RsmG, with protein sequence MNIEQFQSMLEEKGISLSSRQLEQFGIYFETLVEWNEKMNLTAITEKEEVYLKHFFDSVTAAFYYDFSKPFSICDVGAGAGFPSIPLKICFPHLKVTIVDSLQKRINFLNHLAQKLELSDVAFCHDRAETFGKKEGVREAYDIVMARAVARLSVLSELCLPLVKVGGTFIAMKGAAANEEIENGKYALEVLGGELKEMSTFQLPFEESERNILLIEKKRKTPKKYPRKPGTPNKLPIEK encoded by the coding sequence ATGAACATAGAACAATTTCAATCTATGCTAGAAGAGAAGGGTATTTCCCTCTCTTCTAGACAGTTAGAGCAGTTCGGAATCTATTTTGAAACATTAGTAGAGTGGAATGAAAAAATGAACTTAACGGCTATTACGGAGAAAGAAGAAGTATACTTAAAACACTTTTTTGATTCTGTTACAGCGGCTTTTTATTATGATTTTTCGAAACCATTTTCTATTTGTGATGTTGGAGCAGGAGCTGGATTCCCAAGTATCCCTTTAAAAATCTGTTTCCCACACTTAAAAGTAACAATTGTAGATTCATTACAAAAACGTATTAATTTCTTAAATCACTTAGCGCAAAAGTTAGAATTAAGTGATGTTGCATTTTGTCATGATCGTGCTGAAACATTTGGAAAAAAAGAAGGTGTACGTGAAGCATACGATATTGTAATGGCACGTGCAGTTGCACGTCTTTCTGTATTAAGTGAGCTATGTTTACCACTTGTAAAAGTAGGGGGAACATTCATTGCAATGAAAGGTGCAGCGGCGAACGAAGAAATCGAAAATGGCAAATATGCTTTAGAGGTACTTGGCGGAGAATTGAAAGAAATGTCTACGTTCCAATTACCGTTTGAAGAAAGCGAGCGTAATATTTTATTAATCGAGAAAAAGCGCAAGACACCAAAGAAATATCCACGCAAACCGGGAACGCCCAATAAATTACCTATTGAAAAATAA
- the noc gene encoding nucleoid occlusion protein, with protein sequence MKNTFSRLFGFGDKESEFELQDESHEEIAKKVYEEIQEIPIVNITPNRYQPRTVFDDARIEELALTIRTHGLIQPIVVRQYEDDKYEIIAGERRFRAATKLGWEKVPAIIKNLNDTETASVALIENLQREELTAIEEAVAYQKLIELHNLTQEALAQRLGKGQSTVANKLRLLKLPEEIKSALLEKSITERHARALIPLKNEELQLKVLQEIVEKQLNVKQTEERIAKLLEEVKPKRKAKQKAVSRDARIAMNTIRQSLQMVANSGLNVNSAEEEFDEYYQITIKIPKKK encoded by the coding sequence ATGAAAAATACGTTTTCTCGTTTATTTGGCTTTGGAGATAAAGAGAGCGAATTCGAATTACAAGACGAAAGCCATGAAGAAATAGCTAAAAAGGTATATGAAGAAATACAGGAAATTCCGATAGTAAACATTACCCCTAACCGTTATCAACCACGAACAGTTTTTGACGATGCACGTATTGAGGAGCTAGCATTAACGATTCGTACACATGGGCTTATCCAGCCGATTGTTGTGAGACAGTATGAGGATGATAAGTACGAGATTATTGCCGGGGAAAGGCGTTTCCGCGCAGCAACAAAGTTAGGGTGGGAAAAAGTTCCTGCAATAATAAAGAATTTAAATGATACTGAGACAGCTTCTGTAGCGTTAATTGAAAATTTGCAACGTGAGGAATTAACAGCAATTGAGGAAGCTGTGGCATATCAAAAGCTGATTGAGTTACATAATTTAACACAAGAAGCATTGGCACAACGACTTGGAAAAGGACAATCGACAGTCGCAAATAAATTGCGATTATTAAAATTGCCTGAAGAAATCAAAAGTGCATTATTAGAAAAAAGTATTACAGAACGGCATGCTCGCGCCCTTATTCCTTTGAAGAATGAGGAATTACAACTGAAGGTTTTACAAGAGATTGTGGAGAAGCAATTGAATGTAAAGCAAACAGAAGAACGAATTGCAAAGTTATTAGAAGAAGTAAAACCAAAGCGCAAAGCGAAGCAAAAAGCAGTAAGTCGAGATGCGAGAATTGCTATGAACACGATTAGACAATCATTACAAATGGTTGCTAATAGTGGTTTGAATGTTAATTCTGCGGAAGAAGAGTTTGATGAATACTATCAAATTACGATTAAAATTCCGAAGAAAAAATAA
- the spo0J gene encoding stage 0 sporulation protein Spo0J: MAKGLGRGINVFFPDLDVKEEETIQEIIVTELRPNPYQPRKYFNKEAIQELAASIKEHGILQPLIARKSIKGYEIVAGERRYRAAKEAGLEKVPAVVRQLNEQQMMEFALLENLQREDLNPMEEAMAYQMLMNELNVTQEQLAKRLGKSRPYIANYTRLLSLPSFVQDMIANGQLSMAHGRTLLTIKDEEQLKSLLKRIEKEGLNVRQLEQIVQEINQRVSRETQQVKKERNIFFVERETFLREKFGTDVKIKETKKEKGKIEIEFFNKEDLNRILELLSQKN, from the coding sequence GTGGCTAAGGGATTAGGAAGAGGAATCAACGTGTTTTTTCCAGATTTAGATGTGAAAGAAGAAGAAACAATTCAGGAGATTATAGTAACTGAATTAAGGCCGAATCCATATCAACCACGTAAATATTTCAATAAAGAAGCGATTCAGGAATTAGCGGCTTCTATTAAAGAGCACGGTATATTGCAACCTTTAATTGCTCGAAAGAGTATTAAAGGATATGAAATAGTTGCAGGTGAAAGAAGATATCGTGCTGCTAAAGAGGCCGGACTTGAGAAAGTGCCTGCTGTCGTAAGGCAATTAAATGAGCAGCAAATGATGGAATTTGCTTTGCTTGAAAACTTACAACGAGAAGATTTAAATCCTATGGAAGAGGCAATGGCATATCAGATGTTAATGAACGAGCTAAATGTAACACAAGAACAATTAGCAAAACGTCTTGGTAAAAGCAGGCCTTATATCGCAAATTATACTCGTTTGTTAAGCCTCCCTTCATTCGTTCAAGATATGATTGCAAACGGTCAACTTTCAATGGCTCATGGAAGAACTTTACTTACAATAAAAGATGAAGAACAGTTGAAATCTTTATTGAAGCGAATTGAAAAAGAAGGACTGAATGTTCGCCAATTGGAACAAATTGTCCAGGAAATTAATCAACGTGTTTCACGTGAAACACAACAAGTGAAAAAAGAAAGAAATATATTTTTTGTAGAGCGCGAAACGTTCTTAAGAGAAAAGTTTGGTACAGATGTAAAAATTAAAGAAACAAAAAAAGAAAAAGGTAAAATTGAAATTGAATTTTTCAATAAAGAAGATTTAAATCGTATTTTAGAATTATTATCACAGAAAAACTAA
- a CDS encoding YybS family protein, whose amino-acid sequence MKNTKFITEGAALLAIYAMLLLISMYVPILGTVVTFALPLPFILLTIRYRLSNAFIVFTAALFITVIVSQPMNLVKTTMFGLIGIVLGYMYKKRKKPVETLMAGTLAYLIGIMLIYVASIKFFNIDLMKQMQNMFNESMAQSEKIVTAAGMPISKEQKELFAQFNDVLQTLFPSLLVMVSVCFSWITVMISGSVLRKLKHDVIPWPKFKDIQLPKSIVWYYVIFILLSTFIKVEPTSYLHMVFSNLYVIFALLLVLQGLTFIAFIAHSKGFTKGVPIISFIVCMFIPMMFPLVTILGIIDLGISLRSKIGE is encoded by the coding sequence ATGAAGAATACGAAATTTATTACTGAGGGTGCAGCACTGTTAGCGATATATGCAATGTTATTGCTTATATCTATGTATGTTCCAATTTTAGGTACAGTTGTAACATTTGCGTTGCCATTGCCATTTATATTGCTAACGATAAGATATAGATTATCTAACGCCTTTATAGTTTTTACTGCGGCGCTTTTTATTACTGTTATTGTCAGTCAGCCGATGAACCTAGTAAAGACAACTATGTTTGGATTGATAGGTATCGTTTTAGGATATATGTATAAAAAACGAAAAAAGCCGGTAGAAACTTTAATGGCGGGGACGCTTGCGTACTTAATTGGTATTATGCTCATTTATGTTGCGAGTATAAAGTTTTTTAACATAGATTTAATGAAGCAAATGCAAAATATGTTTAATGAAAGTATGGCGCAAAGTGAAAAGATAGTTACTGCTGCGGGTATGCCTATTAGTAAAGAGCAAAAAGAATTATTTGCACAATTTAATGATGTGTTACAAACGTTATTCCCAAGTTTGCTTGTGATGGTTTCTGTATGTTTTTCTTGGATTACAGTTATGATATCAGGTAGTGTTTTGAGAAAACTAAAGCATGACGTTATACCTTGGCCTAAATTTAAAGATATACAATTACCAAAGAGTATTGTTTGGTATTACGTTATATTTATTTTGCTATCAACTTTTATAAAAGTAGAACCGACATCATATTTACATATGGTATTTTCTAATTTATATGTCATATTTGCTTTACTACTAGTACTGCAAGGTCTGACATTTATCGCTTTTATAGCGCATAGCAAAGGTTTTACGAAAGGTGTTCCTATTATTAGTTTTATTGTCTGCATGTTTATTCCGATGATGTTTCCTCTTGTAACAATCTTAGGTATAATTGATTTAGGGATTTCATTGCGTTCTAAAATAGGGGAATAA
- the ychF gene encoding redox-regulated ATPase YchF codes for MGLTAGIVGLPNVGKSTLFNAITQAGAESANYPFCTIDPNVGIVEVPDERLNKLTELVEPKKTVPTVFEFTDIAGIVKGASKGEGLGNKFLSHIRQVDAICQVVRCFEDENITHVSGKVDPIDDIETINLELILADLESVDKRIERVAKLARQKDKEAVYEHEILVRLKEAFEEGKPARTVEFTEEQMKIVKGLHLLTTKEMLYVANVSEDDIMDPSENKYVQMVKEFAANENSQVIVVCAKIEEEIAELDEEEKKVFLEELGIEESGLDQLIRAAYDLLGLATYFTAGVQEVRAWTFKQGMKAPQCAGVIHTDFERGFIRAETVSYDDLMTNGSMTAAKEAGKVRLEGKEYIVKDGDVMHFRFNV; via the coding sequence ATGGGATTAACGGCTGGGATTGTTGGATTACCTAACGTAGGGAAGTCCACTTTATTTAATGCAATTACACAAGCAGGAGCAGAATCTGCGAACTATCCATTCTGTACAATCGATCCAAACGTAGGGATTGTAGAAGTACCAGATGAGCGCTTAAATAAATTAACGGAATTAGTAGAACCGAAAAAAACTGTTCCGACTGTATTCGAATTTACTGATATCGCAGGTATCGTAAAAGGTGCGAGTAAAGGTGAAGGATTAGGAAATAAATTCTTATCTCACATTCGCCAAGTAGATGCAATTTGCCAAGTTGTTCGTTGTTTTGAAGATGAAAATATTACACACGTTTCAGGGAAAGTAGATCCAATTGATGATATTGAAACAATCAACTTAGAACTAATCTTAGCGGATTTAGAATCAGTTGATAAACGTATCGAGCGTGTTGCGAAATTAGCAAGACAAAAAGATAAAGAAGCAGTATATGAGCATGAAATTTTAGTGCGTTTAAAAGAAGCTTTCGAAGAGGGAAAACCAGCTCGTACTGTTGAATTTACAGAAGAGCAAATGAAGATTGTTAAAGGCCTTCATTTACTTACAACGAAAGAAATGCTATACGTAGCAAACGTAAGTGAAGATGATATTATGGATCCTTCTGAAAATAAATATGTACAAATGGTAAAAGAATTTGCTGCAAATGAAAATTCTCAAGTTATCGTTGTATGTGCAAAAATCGAAGAAGAAATCGCTGAGTTAGACGAAGAAGAGAAAAAAGTATTCCTGGAAGAATTAGGTATTGAAGAATCTGGTTTAGATCAGTTAATTCGTGCTGCATATGACTTATTAGGACTTGCTACTTACTTCACAGCTGGTGTGCAAGAAGTGCGTGCATGGACGTTTAAACAAGGTATGAAAGCACCACAATGTGCTGGCGTAATTCATACAGACTTTGAGCGTGGATTTATTCGCGCAGAAACAGTTTCTTATGATGATTTAATGACAAACGGTTCTATGACAGCTGCAAAAGAAGCTGGAAAAGTACGTTTAGAAGGAAAAGAGTATATCGTAAAAGACGGAGATGTTATGCACTTCCGCTTTAACGTTTAA
- a CDS encoding mechanosensitive ion channel family protein: MDLALKWFESIDWTNIGVKTLKIVVILILGAIIVRVARAVVRNAFRMGSRSPIQISERRTVTVAKLLENIVAYVVIFIMLIAILGVFNINASGLLAGAGVIGLAVGFGAQSLVKDVITGLFILLEDQFSVGDYVRIGQFEGVVLEIGLRTTKLKSWTGEIHTLPNGSIIQVTNFSVSNSVAFVDVSISYEADIAKAEQVIEELLVELPAKYEKMVTTPQLLGVQTLAASEVILRVIAEVEPMQHAVIARALRKEIKTRLDLHGIEIPYPRMVLYNREELVSGKAI, translated from the coding sequence ATGGATTTAGCGTTGAAATGGTTTGAGTCCATTGATTGGACGAATATAGGTGTAAAAACACTAAAAATAGTCGTTATTTTAATACTTGGTGCAATCATTGTGCGAGTTGCAAGGGCAGTTGTACGAAATGCGTTTCGCATGGGAAGTCGTTCGCCAATTCAAATTTCAGAACGTCGTACAGTTACAGTAGCGAAGTTACTTGAAAATATTGTGGCATACGTTGTTATATTTATTATGTTGATTGCGATTTTAGGCGTGTTCAATATTAATGCATCAGGTCTATTAGCTGGTGCCGGGGTTATTGGTTTAGCAGTCGGATTTGGTGCACAAAGTTTAGTGAAAGATGTCATTACAGGACTATTTATTTTGCTAGAAGATCAGTTTTCAGTTGGTGACTATGTAAGAATTGGTCAGTTTGAGGGAGTTGTTTTAGAAATTGGACTTCGTACAACGAAACTAAAGAGCTGGACAGGGGAAATTCATACTTTACCAAACGGAAGTATTATTCAAGTTACTAATTTTTCGGTTAGTAATAGTGTAGCATTCGTTGATGTATCTATTTCGTATGAGGCCGATATAGCAAAAGCAGAGCAAGTAATTGAAGAGTTATTAGTAGAATTACCTGCAAAGTACGAGAAGATGGTAACAACGCCTCAATTGTTAGGTGTACAAACATTAGCTGCATCAGAAGTTATATTACGTGTTATTGCTGAAGTGGAGCCGATGCAACATGCAGTTATTGCAAGAGCTCTTCGTAAAGAGATTAAAACTCGTCTGGATTTACATGGAATTGAAATTCCATATCCACGTATGGTTTTATATAATCGTGAAGAATTGGTTAGTGGAAAAGCAATTTAG
- a CDS encoding DUF951 domain-containing protein: protein MKKAHPCGENRWKIIRMGMDIRVKCEGCDHSVMIPRREFDRKVKKILVKHEE from the coding sequence ATGAAGAAAGCCCATCCATGTGGTGAAAATCGCTGGAAGATTATTCGTATGGGAATGGATATCCGCGTTAAGTGCGAGGGGTGTGACCATTCGGTAATGATTCCTCGAAGAGAGTTTGATCGTAAGGTAAAAAAAATACTTGTGAAGCATGAAGAATAG
- the soj gene encoding sporulation initiation inhibitor protein Soj, translated as MGKIIAIANQKGGVGKTTTSVNLGAGLAQVGKKVLLVDIDAQGNATTGVGIEKSELDQCIYNVLVEDADVQGAIRKTATENLDVLPATIQLAGAEIELVPTISREVRLQRALQPIRDEYEYIIIDCPPSLGLLTINALTAADSVIIPVQCEYYALEGLSQLLNTVRLVQKHLNKNLAIQGVLLTMLDARTNLGIQVIDEVKKYFRDKVYRSIIPRNVRLSEAPSHGKPIMQYDAKSRGAEVYLDLAEEVIAGG; from the coding sequence ATGGGAAAAATCATTGCTATTGCTAATCAAAAAGGCGGTGTTGGAAAAACAACAACATCCGTTAATTTAGGGGCTGGATTGGCACAAGTAGGAAAAAAAGTCCTTCTCGTAGATATTGATGCTCAAGGAAATGCAACGACTGGTGTAGGGATTGAAAAGTCTGAATTAGATCAATGTATTTATAATGTTCTTGTAGAAGATGCAGATGTTCAAGGTGCCATACGGAAAACCGCAACTGAAAACTTAGATGTTCTACCCGCTACAATTCAATTGGCTGGTGCTGAAATTGAATTGGTACCAACCATTTCCCGGGAAGTACGCTTGCAAAGAGCGTTACAACCAATTCGTGATGAATATGAGTATATTATTATTGACTGTCCCCCATCCTTAGGGTTATTAACGATTAATGCATTAACCGCAGCAGATTCTGTTATTATTCCTGTACAGTGTGAATATTACGCGCTGGAAGGGTTAAGTCAGCTATTAAATACAGTTCGACTTGTGCAAAAGCATTTAAATAAAAATTTAGCAATTCAAGGTGTATTGTTAACGATGTTGGATGCTCGTACAAATTTAGGAATTCAAGTTATAGATGAAGTGAAAAAATACTTTAGAGATAAAGTATATCGTTCGATTATTCCTCGTAATGTTCGCTTAAGTGAGGCACCAAGTCATGGAAAACCAATTATGCAGTATGACGCTAAATCAAGAGGAGCAGAAGTATATTTAGATTTAGCAGAGGAAGTGATTGCAGGTGGCTAA